A genome region from Haliotis asinina isolate JCU_RB_2024 chromosome 11, JCU_Hal_asi_v2, whole genome shotgun sequence includes the following:
- the LOC137256235 gene encoding mitochondrial protein C2orf69 homolog: MRHALRLVISVLVSGRISCVCTVNKRAAASSVMDGLQSPQSCQASCRRHEQVPGLPGQFNDVIVCGDMSTAKKHVIFFGGDVQDYPERMSSHRDNKRYLQWNLESTAQILLKRFQDSAVFVIKPSSMHLNTFSVYSNFVETNAFGSPSHSHSPQAWIHLKPLYCNVVSKELEKQSDASVKETSDTDVPLTLIGFSKGCIVLNQMLYSLSLAEEYPKIKDFINRIEEFYWLDGGHSGGQGNTWISDTESLQNLCKLKTKIHVHVTPYQVRDQMRAWVGKEEKKFVSKLKKLGADITETLHFEDLPASIENHFGVLKEF; encoded by the exons ATGAGACATGCATTACGTCTCGTGATAAGCGTCTTGGTTTCAGGACGAATTTCGTGTGTGTGCACTGTCAACAAACGCGCTGCTGCAAGCAGTGTCATGGACGGGTTACAATCTCCACAGAGCTGTCAGGCATCATGCCGACGACACGAACAAGTACCAGGATTGCCGGGCCAGTTTAACGACGTGATAGTTTGTGGCGACATGTCTACAGCAAAGAAACACGTCATCTTTTTTGGAGGCGATGTTCAG gATTATCCTGAAAGAATGTCAAGTCATCGGGATAACAAGAGATATCTTCAATGGAACTTGGAAAGCACAGCACAAATTCTCCTGAAAAGGTTTCAAGACAGTGCAGTTTTTGTCATTAAACCCTCTAGTATGCATCTCAACACATTCAGTGTCTATTCCAACTTTGTAGAGACAAATGCCTTTGGCAGTCCATCCCACAGTCATTCCCCACAGGCTTGGATCCATTTGAAACCTTTGTATTGTAATGTAGTGAGTAAAGAACTAGAGAAACAATCTGATGCATCTGTTAAGGAAACAAGTGATACGGATGTGCCATTGACACTAATAGGATTCAGCAAAGGCTGCATAGTTCTCAACCAGATGTTATATAGCCTGTCACTGGCTGAAGAATACCCCAAAATAAAAGATTTCATTAATCGAATCGAAGAATTCTATTGGTTGGATGGAGGCCACAGTGGTGGCCAAGGTAATACGTGGATTTCTGATACAGAGAGTCTTCAGAATCTGTGCAAACTAAAGACGAAGATACATGTTCATGTGACACCGTATCAGGTTCGGGATCAGATGAGGGCATGGGTAGGGAAAGAAGAAAAGAAGTTTGTGAGTAAGTTGAAGAAACTTGGTGCTGACATTACAGAAACTCTTCACTTTGAAGATTTACCTgcatctatagaaaatcatttTGGGGTGCTCAAAGAATTTTGA